One segment of Streptomyces sp. NBC_00102 DNA contains the following:
- a CDS encoding SDR family NAD(P)-dependent oxidoreductase, which produces MNGVRSGTGPLEGAVIAVAGAAGPAGRATLLRLAEAGATVVGADAHPERLAEAVDAARYAHGGASVTGETVDLLDPAAAREWADKTETEFGRIDGLVHLVGGWRGSANFAETNLSDWDALERLLIRTVQSTSLAFQAGLERSDRGRYVLISASGATRPTAGNAAYAAAKAAAEAWTLALADAFRKAGGEEGPRTAAAILVVKALVHDAMRAERPTAKFAGFTDVKELAEAIAGVWERPAPDVNGKRLWLTPQP; this is translated from the coding sequence ATGAACGGTGTCCGTAGCGGAACCGGCCCACTCGAAGGCGCGGTGATCGCGGTGGCCGGCGCGGCCGGCCCGGCGGGCCGTGCCACGCTGCTCCGTCTCGCCGAGGCCGGGGCGACGGTCGTCGGGGCCGACGCCCATCCCGAGCGGCTCGCCGAAGCGGTGGACGCCGCGCGGTACGCGCACGGCGGGGCCAGCGTCACCGGGGAGACCGTGGACCTGCTGGACCCCGCGGCCGCCCGCGAGTGGGCGGACAAGACGGAGACGGAGTTCGGCCGGATCGACGGTCTGGTCCATCTCGTCGGCGGCTGGCGCGGCAGCGCGAACTTCGCCGAGACCAACCTTTCCGACTGGGACGCGCTGGAGAGGCTGCTCATCCGTACCGTGCAGTCCACCTCGCTCGCCTTCCAGGCCGGCCTGGAACGCAGCGACCGGGGCCGTTACGTCCTGATCAGCGCTTCCGGCGCGACCCGGCCCACTGCGGGAAACGCGGCGTACGCGGCGGCCAAGGCGGCTGCCGAGGCGTGGACGCTCGCCCTCGCCGACGCCTTCCGCAAGGCGGGGGGCGAGGAAGGGCCCAGGACGGCTGCTGCGATCCTGGTCGTGAAGGCACTGGTGCACGACGCGATGCGCGCCGAGCGCCCGACTGCGAAATTCGCGGGATTCACGGACGTGAAGGAGTTGGCCGAGGCCATCGCCGGCGTCTGGGAACGCCCCGCCCCCGATGTGAACGGAAAGCGCCTGTGGCTGACCCCGCAACCGTGA
- a CDS encoding flavin reductase family protein encodes MTVSPELRTAVPASPQLLRSVFRQHAAGVAVITASGGQPVGFTATSLNSVAAEPPLVSFGVATSSSSWPVVAEAAHIGVHILAEDQAELAATFARSGADRFGPGTDWRHGPEGVPVLDGVLAWLVCRVVARVPAGDHCIVIAQVEAGDPEGGGRPLVYHEGRFTSLRD; translated from the coding sequence ATGACGGTTTCACCCGAACTCCGCACCGCCGTCCCCGCCTCTCCCCAGCTGCTCCGCTCGGTCTTCCGGCAGCACGCCGCAGGGGTCGCGGTGATCACCGCCTCCGGTGGGCAGCCCGTCGGATTCACCGCCACCTCGCTCAACTCCGTCGCGGCCGAACCGCCGCTGGTCTCCTTCGGCGTGGCCACCTCGTCCTCCAGCTGGCCGGTGGTCGCCGAGGCCGCGCACATAGGCGTGCACATACTCGCCGAGGACCAGGCCGAACTGGCCGCCACCTTCGCCCGCTCCGGGGCCGACCGGTTCGGCCCGGGCACCGACTGGCGCCACGGACCCGAGGGCGTGCCGGTGCTCGACGGGGTGCTGGCCTGGCTGGTCTGCCGGGTGGTGGCCCGGGTTCCCGCGGGCGACCACTGCATCGTCATCGCACAGGTCGAGGCCGGCGACCCCGAAGGGGGCGGCCGTCCGCTCGTCTACCACGAGGGCCGCTTCACCTCCCTCCGGGACTGA
- a CDS encoding transglutaminase family protein: protein MELIQENPDLAAYLAADDAIDHRHPYVRETAHRIGADTGDAYTYAEAAFTFVRDTVPHSADSGDLRVAWRASDVLATRNGICYAKSHALAALLRAAGIPAALCYQRLVDEEGGAPVVHGLVALRLPGRDRWSRIDPRGNKPGVDARFSLDEERLAWPVHPAFGGVDYPVLYASPHPEVLSVLRRARDRNHLWETLPGAL from the coding sequence ATGGAACTGATCCAGGAGAACCCGGACCTCGCCGCATATCTGGCGGCGGACGACGCGATCGATCACCGGCACCCGTACGTACGCGAGACCGCGCACCGCATCGGCGCGGACACCGGCGACGCGTACACGTACGCCGAGGCCGCTTTCACCTTCGTGCGCGACACCGTCCCGCACTCGGCGGACTCGGGGGACCTTCGGGTCGCCTGGCGCGCCTCCGACGTCCTCGCGACCCGGAACGGCATCTGCTACGCCAAATCCCACGCCCTGGCCGCCCTGCTGCGCGCCGCGGGCATCCCCGCCGCGCTCTGCTACCAGCGGCTCGTGGACGAGGAGGGAGGTGCCCCCGTGGTGCACGGGCTCGTCGCCCTGCGGCTGCCGGGCCGGGACCGCTGGTCCCGGATCGACCCGCGAGGCAACAAGCCCGGCGTCGACGCGCGGTTCTCCCTGGACGAGGAGCGGCTGGCCTGGCCGGTGCACCCCGCCTTCGGGGGAGTGGACTACCCGGTCCTGTACGCGAGCCCGCACCCCGAGGTGCTGTCGGTGCTCCGACGGGCGCGCGACCGGAACCACCTCTGGGAGACGCTGCCCGGCGCGCTCTGA
- a CDS encoding glycerophosphodiester phosphodiesterase family protein, with translation MSFVTIGHRGLMGVEPENTLRSFVRAERAGMDAIELDLHLSKDGALVVMHDAEVDRTTDGTGRIADKTLAELRELDAGQGERVPLFEEVLDAVASPIQAEIKDAAAARALAEVITRRGLTGRVEVSSFHDEAVAETGRLLPDVPTVLIASRWGPDVVERARAAGAATLALNIRRLTLETVEQAREAGLRVIAWVVNTPEQLALVRAFGLDGATTDRPEIRGA, from the coding sequence TTGTCCTTCGTCACCATCGGTCACCGCGGGCTCATGGGCGTGGAACCGGAGAACACCCTGCGGTCCTTCGTCCGCGCCGAGCGCGCGGGAATGGACGCCATCGAGCTGGATCTGCACCTGAGCAAGGACGGCGCGCTCGTGGTGATGCACGACGCGGAGGTGGACCGTACGACCGACGGGACGGGCCGGATCGCGGACAAGACGCTGGCGGAACTGCGCGAGCTGGACGCCGGGCAGGGCGAGCGGGTGCCCCTCTTCGAGGAGGTGCTCGACGCGGTGGCCTCGCCGATCCAGGCGGAGATCAAGGACGCCGCGGCGGCCCGGGCACTGGCCGAGGTGATCACCCGGCGGGGTCTGACCGGGCGGGTGGAGGTGTCGTCCTTCCACGACGAGGCGGTAGCCGAGACCGGCCGCCTCCTGCCGGACGTACCGACCGTGCTGATCGCGAGCCGCTGGGGCCCGGACGTGGTGGAGCGGGCCCGCGCGGCGGGCGCGGCCACGCTCGCGCTCAACATCCGGCGGCTGACGCTGGAGACCGTGGAGCAGGCGCGCGAGGCCGGGTTGCGGGTCATCGCCTGGGTGGTGAACACCCCCGAACAGCTGGCGCTGGTACGCGCGTTCGGGCTCGACGGGGCGACGACCGACCGGCCGGAGATCCGCGGGGCCTGA
- a CDS encoding electron transfer flavoprotein subunit alpha/FixB family protein encodes MAEVLVVVDHVDGAVRKPTLELLTLARRIGDPVAVALGAGASGTAGVLGEHGAVRVLTSEASEFAEFLVVPKVDALQAAVAAVSPVAVLVPSSAEGKEVAARLAVRIGSGIITDAVDLEAGESGPVATQSAFAASFSVKSRVSRGVAVITVKPNSAPVEPVAAAGAVEELVVEFSAAASGTKVLSRTPRASSGRPELTEAAIVVSGGRGVNGAENFAVIEALADSLGAAVGASRAAVDAGWYPHTNQVGQTGKSVSPQLYIASGISGAIQHRAGMQTSKTIVAVNKDAEAPIFELADYGVVGDLFDVVPQLTEEINARKG; translated from the coding sequence ATGGCTGAGGTTCTGGTTGTTGTCGATCACGTGGACGGTGCGGTGCGCAAGCCCACGCTGGAGCTGCTGACGCTGGCGCGGCGGATCGGTGATCCGGTGGCGGTGGCGTTGGGTGCGGGTGCGTCGGGCACGGCGGGTGTGCTGGGTGAGCACGGTGCGGTGCGGGTGCTGACGTCGGAGGCTTCGGAGTTCGCGGAGTTCCTGGTGGTGCCGAAGGTCGACGCGCTGCAGGCGGCGGTGGCGGCGGTGTCGCCGGTGGCGGTGCTGGTGCCGTCGTCGGCGGAGGGCAAGGAGGTCGCGGCGCGTCTGGCGGTGCGGATCGGTTCGGGGATCATCACGGACGCGGTGGATCTGGAGGCGGGTGAGTCGGGTCCGGTGGCGACGCAGTCGGCGTTCGCGGCGTCGTTCTCGGTGAAGTCGCGGGTCTCGCGCGGGGTTGCGGTGATCACGGTGAAGCCGAACTCGGCTCCGGTGGAGCCGGTGGCCGCGGCGGGTGCGGTGGAGGAACTGGTCGTGGAGTTCTCGGCGGCCGCGTCGGGGACGAAGGTGCTGTCGCGGACGCCGCGTGCGTCGTCGGGGCGTCCGGAGCTGACCGAGGCCGCGATCGTGGTCTCGGGTGGCCGGGGTGTCAACGGTGCGGAGAACTTCGCGGTGATCGAGGCGCTCGCGGACTCGCTGGGTGCGGCGGTCGGCGCGTCGCGGGCCGCGGTCGACGCGGGCTGGTACCCGCACACCAACCAGGTCGGTCAGACCGGCAAGTCCGTCTCCCCGCAGTTGTACATCGCGTCGGGGATCTCGGGTGCGATCCAGCACCGGGCCGGGATGCAGACCTCGAAGACGATCGTCGCGGTCAACAAGGACGCCGAGGCCCCGATCTTCGAGCTCGCCGACTACGGCGTCGTCGGCGACCTCTTCGACGTCGTGCCCCAGCTCACCGAAGAGATCAACGCCCGCAAGGGCTGA
- a CDS encoding M56 family metallopeptidase, with protein sequence MLVSLALLSLGALTAVVAPRLMARARWPEREPVVALWVWQCVVAGVLVSFALSMTFSAAAAWQAVRGHVFAPAPRAVVEAYALAGYGPWSAVVAVALASAGVWSGAMLLREVGRARRRRSLSRAELLVRSPLLDGEEPGDERLVILEGPRPDAWWLPGPTPRLVITTAALARLKGRQLDAVLAHEQGHARARHDWLLHCSAALANGFPQVPVFAAFRDEMHRLVELAADDVASRRFGRLTTALALVGLNEDRGVFDPCRSQDGQVPRRVNRLLEPVERLTAGHRLRLTAAASLVPVVPLLVAFVPAIGALRP encoded by the coding sequence ATGTTGGTCTCCCTCGCCCTGCTGTCGCTCGGCGCACTGACCGCCGTGGTGGCTCCCCGCCTGATGGCGCGGGCCCGGTGGCCGGAGCGTGAGCCCGTGGTGGCCCTGTGGGTCTGGCAGTGCGTGGTCGCCGGAGTGCTGGTCTCCTTCGCCCTGTCGATGACGTTCAGCGCGGCGGCGGCCTGGCAGGCGGTCCGGGGCCACGTCTTCGCGCCGGCCCCGCGCGCGGTGGTCGAGGCCTACGCGCTCGCCGGTTACGGCCCCTGGTCGGCCGTGGTGGCCGTGGCGCTGGCCTCCGCGGGCGTGTGGAGCGGGGCGATGCTGCTGCGCGAGGTGGGCCGTGCGCGCAGACGACGGAGCCTGAGCCGCGCCGAACTCCTGGTCCGATCGCCGCTGTTGGACGGCGAGGAGCCCGGCGACGAGCGGCTGGTGATCCTGGAGGGACCGCGCCCCGACGCCTGGTGGCTGCCCGGTCCGACTCCCCGGCTCGTCATCACCACCGCCGCACTGGCCCGCCTGAAGGGCCGCCAGCTCGACGCGGTCCTCGCCCACGAGCAGGGGCACGCCCGGGCCAGGCACGACTGGCTCCTGCACTGCTCGGCCGCCCTGGCCAACGGTTTCCCTCAGGTGCCGGTCTTCGCCGCGTTCCGTGACGAGATGCACCGGCTGGTCGAACTGGCCGCCGACGACGTGGCGTCCCGGCGTTTCGGCCGGCTGACGACCGCCCTCGCGCTGGTCGGACTCAACGAGGACCGGGGCGTCTTCGACCCGTGCCGCTCCCAGGACGGACAGGTGCCGCGGCGCGTGAACAGGCTGCTGGAACCGGTGGAACGGCTCACCGCCGGACACCGCCTCCGGCTCACCGCCGCGGCTTCGCTGGTCCCGGTCGTTCCTCTGCTGGTGGCATTCGTACCGGCGATCGGCGCGCTGCGCCCGTAG
- a CDS encoding electron transfer flavoprotein subunit beta/FixA family protein, whose protein sequence is MSLRIVVPVKYVPDATGDRGFADDLTVDREDVDGLLSELDEYAVEQALRIAESADEAEVTVVTVGPEDAKDALRKALSMGADKAVHVEDDSLHGSDVMGTSLVLAKAVEKTGFDLVVCGMASTDGTMGVLPAVLAERLGVPQVTLLSEVSVSGGTVTGRRDGDSASEELSASLPAVVSVTDQSGEARYPSFKGIMAAKKKPVEALDLDDLGVDADEVGLAGAWTVVDAAVERPARTAGTIVKDEGEGGKKLAEFLVGQKFI, encoded by the coding sequence GTGAGCTTGAGGATCGTTGTCCCTGTGAAGTACGTGCCCGACGCGACCGGTGACCGGGGGTTCGCCGATGATCTGACGGTGGACCGTGAGGACGTGGACGGTCTGTTGTCGGAGCTGGACGAGTACGCGGTCGAGCAGGCGTTGCGTATCGCGGAGTCGGCGGACGAGGCGGAGGTCACCGTGGTGACGGTGGGTCCGGAGGACGCGAAGGACGCGTTGCGCAAGGCGTTGTCGATGGGTGCGGACAAGGCGGTGCACGTCGAGGACGATTCTCTGCACGGCAGTGATGTGATGGGGACGTCGCTGGTGCTGGCGAAGGCGGTCGAGAAGACGGGCTTCGATCTGGTGGTCTGCGGGATGGCGTCGACGGACGGGACGATGGGGGTGCTGCCGGCGGTGCTGGCGGAGCGTCTGGGTGTGCCGCAGGTGACGCTGTTGTCGGAGGTGTCGGTGTCGGGTGGCACGGTGACCGGGCGGCGTGACGGTGACTCGGCGTCGGAGGAGCTTTCGGCGTCGTTGCCGGCGGTGGTGTCGGTGACCGACCAGTCGGGCGAGGCGCGGTACCCGTCGTTCAAGGGGATCATGGCGGCGAAGAAGAAGCCGGTCGAGGCGCTGGACCTGGACGATCTGGGGGTCGATGCGGACGAGGTCGGTCTGGCGGGTGCGTGGACGGTGGTCGACGCGGCGGTGGAGCGTCCGGCGCGTACCGCGGGCACGATCGTGAAGGACGAGGGTGAGGGCGGGAAGAAGCTCGCCGAGTTCCTCGTGGGGCAGAAGTTCATCTGA
- a CDS encoding DUF5134 domain-containing protein — protein MHGPALSGWLLMVLCAATGAYCLLRAHAETGEERRAAHAEALMGFGMAAMAVPAALLTLPEGAWAAYATLFGGAALRSAWAARRGGHHLHHLVGSLAMVYMALAMAPGAGGGPHAGHGGGASGPSAGLPLLTGVLLVYYAFYVLSAAGRLIPVAGGAGTGAGAGTGVGTGVGGGSGAAAVAGGRRSRPELALACRVTMGLAMLAMLAGL, from the coding sequence GTGCACGGACCGGCGCTGTCCGGCTGGCTGCTCATGGTGCTGTGCGCCGCGACGGGCGCCTACTGCCTGCTGCGGGCGCACGCCGAGACCGGCGAGGAGCGCAGAGCCGCCCACGCCGAGGCGCTCATGGGGTTCGGCATGGCCGCGATGGCCGTTCCGGCCGCCCTGCTCACGCTTCCGGAGGGGGCCTGGGCGGCATACGCCACGCTCTTCGGCGGGGCCGCCCTGCGGTCCGCCTGGGCGGCGCGCAGGGGCGGGCACCATCTCCACCATCTCGTCGGCTCGCTGGCCATGGTCTACATGGCGCTGGCCATGGCCCCCGGTGCGGGCGGCGGCCCGCACGCCGGGCACGGCGGTGGCGCTTCGGGCCCGAGCGCGGGTCTGCCCCTGCTGACCGGGGTGCTCCTCGTCTACTACGCGTTCTACGTCCTGAGCGCCGCAGGGCGCCTGATACCCGTCGCCGGAGGCGCCGGAACGGGTGCCGGTGCGGGGACGGGAGTGGGGACGGGAGTGGGTGGCGGTTCGGGAGCCGCCGCGGTGGCCGGGGGCCGGCGCTCCCGGCCCGAACTGGCCCTCGCCTGCCGGGTGACGATGGGCCTGGCCATGCTCGCGATGCTGGCGGGCCTCTGA
- a CDS encoding thioredoxin family protein, with the protein MDRATDTQRLDATQLGAELGERATLVQFSSAFCQPCRATRRTLAEVAGMVEGVAHIEIDAEGHLTLVRRLDIRSTPTVLVLDARGAVVRRATGQPRTVDVVAALGRAM; encoded by the coding sequence GTGGACAGGGCGACGGATACGCAGAGGCTGGACGCGACCCAACTCGGCGCGGAACTCGGTGAACGGGCGACGCTGGTGCAGTTCTCCTCCGCGTTCTGCCAGCCCTGCCGGGCCACTCGCCGGACGCTCGCCGAAGTCGCGGGCATGGTCGAAGGGGTGGCCCACATCGAGATCGACGCCGAGGGCCATCTCACTCTCGTCCGCCGGCTCGACATCCGCAGCACCCCGACCGTCCTCGTCCTCGACGCCCGGGGCGCGGTCGTCCGCCGAGCGACGGGGCAGCCACGCACCGTCGACGTCGTGGCCGCGCTCGGTCGGGCGATGTGA
- a CDS encoding GNAT family N-acetyltransferase encodes MEIAPPRVTHRLTFRDAAEDDVPALVELVESAYRGESSRTGWTTESHILEGRRTNDDEVRGIIATPGGRLLVAEADGAIVACCQLERRGDAAYFGMFSVRPGHQGAGLGKTVIAEAERVAREEWGAGEMQMTVISVRAELIAFYERRGYARTGRMSPFPYGDERFGVPLRDDLEFELLVKTLRSDEG; translated from the coding sequence ATGGAGATCGCCCCGCCGCGCGTCACGCACCGGCTCACCTTCCGTGACGCGGCCGAGGACGACGTGCCGGCGCTCGTGGAGCTGGTCGAGTCCGCGTACCGGGGTGAGTCCAGCCGTACCGGCTGGACCACCGAGTCGCACATCCTCGAAGGCCGCCGGACCAACGACGACGAGGTGCGCGGGATCATCGCGACCCCCGGCGGGCGACTGCTCGTGGCCGAGGCGGACGGCGCGATCGTCGCCTGCTGCCAGCTCGAACGCCGCGGTGACGCGGCCTACTTCGGCATGTTCTCGGTCCGTCCGGGCCATCAGGGCGCGGGGCTCGGCAAGACGGTCATCGCCGAGGCGGAGCGGGTGGCCCGCGAGGAGTGGGGCGCCGGCGAGATGCAGATGACGGTGATCTCCGTACGCGCCGAGCTGATCGCCTTCTACGAGCGCCGGGGATACGCGCGTACGGGCCGGATGAGCCCCTTCCCGTACGGCGACGAGCGCTTCGGGGTCCCGCTCCGCGACGACCTGGAGTTCGAACTGCTGGTCAAGACGCTCCGCAGCGACGAAGGGTAG
- a CDS encoding DUF6421 family protein, translating to MTEILVHDVPGGGVSAAARVVDHPAWPVLKNAVEEVRPWQSKDGSIDFAAEGAPSAAVAAATLDRIVGAVEELSPLLPHDAAYHRALVGDLHRWAEGGFGVPDFLDSLLAFQPAKNRADGLQHLVVFAMYTQNGNPDRNLEAVVLRMVWPEWLADLEATRYDNPLFCGITFEGFTSGYDTNSAVLFPETIAVREAPDRFSWGGIFCDREAARFRRVTEAAVDLLGLELPADIERMVGDQQRCEQAFVLWDMVHDRTHSHGDLPFDPFMIKQRQPFWMYGLEELRCDLTAFKEAVKLEADGFPQGRDVQYAVLFDRMFRFPVTGERVRNYDGLGGQLLFAYLHKHDVVRWTDNTLKIDWDRAPQITNQLCGEIEKLYRDGIDRPKLVHWFAAYDLVAEYLAPHPGSRWAKGPDALDLTQPPRKLVDDVLPDEFPLSMFYEALSKKLKHVIASTVGITAVSAEQVAA from the coding sequence ATGACGGAAATTCTGGTACACGACGTCCCCGGCGGCGGTGTGTCCGCGGCCGCGCGGGTGGTCGACCACCCTGCGTGGCCCGTACTCAAGAACGCCGTGGAGGAAGTCAGGCCCTGGCAGTCCAAGGACGGCTCGATCGACTTCGCCGCCGAGGGAGCCCCCTCCGCCGCCGTCGCGGCTGCCACCCTCGACCGGATCGTCGGCGCGGTCGAGGAACTCTCCCCGCTGCTGCCCCACGATGCCGCCTACCACCGCGCCCTCGTCGGCGACCTGCACCGCTGGGCCGAGGGCGGTTTCGGGGTGCCGGATTTCCTCGACTCCCTGCTGGCCTTCCAGCCCGCCAAGAACCGGGCCGACGGCCTCCAGCACCTCGTGGTCTTCGCGATGTACACGCAGAACGGCAACCCCGACCGCAACCTCGAAGCCGTCGTCCTGCGCATGGTCTGGCCCGAGTGGCTCGCCGACCTGGAGGCGACCCGGTACGACAACCCGCTGTTCTGCGGCATCACCTTCGAGGGCTTCACCTCCGGGTACGACACGAACTCCGCGGTCCTCTTCCCGGAGACGATCGCCGTGCGCGAGGCCCCCGACCGCTTCAGCTGGGGCGGCATCTTCTGCGACCGCGAGGCCGCGCGCTTCCGCCGGGTCACCGAGGCCGCCGTGGACCTGCTCGGCCTGGAGCTGCCGGCCGACATCGAGCGGATGGTCGGCGACCAGCAGCGCTGCGAGCAGGCATTCGTCCTCTGGGACATGGTCCACGACCGCACCCACAGCCACGGCGACCTGCCGTTCGACCCCTTCATGATCAAGCAGCGCCAGCCGTTCTGGATGTACGGACTGGAGGAGCTGCGGTGCGATCTCACCGCCTTCAAGGAGGCGGTGAAACTGGAGGCGGACGGCTTCCCGCAGGGCCGCGACGTCCAGTACGCCGTCCTCTTCGACCGGATGTTCCGCTTCCCCGTCACCGGTGAGCGGGTGCGCAACTACGACGGCCTCGGCGGCCAGCTGCTCTTCGCCTACCTCCACAAGCACGACGTGGTCCGCTGGACGGACAACACCCTGAAGATCGACTGGGACCGCGCCCCGCAGATCACCAACCAGCTCTGCGGCGAGATCGAGAAGCTCTACCGCGACGGCATCGACCGGCCCAAGCTGGTCCACTGGTTCGCCGCCTACGACCTGGTCGCGGAGTACCTCGCCCCGCACCCGGGCTCTCGCTGGGCGAAGGGTCCCGACGCGCTGGACCTGACACAACCGCCGCGCAAGCTCGTCGACGACGTGCTTCCGGACGAGTTTCCCCTGAGCATGTTCTATGAGGCGCTCTCCAAGAAGCTGAAGCACGTGATCGCGTCCACGGTGGGGATCACCGCGGTGAGCGCCGAGCAGGTGGCCGCGTGA
- a CDS encoding 1-acyl-sn-glycerol-3-phosphate acyltransferase, which yields MAELVYRPVIGAARTMFKALDLKIDTQGSENIPRTGGAVLVSNHISYLDFIFSGLAALPQKRLVRFMAKESVFRHKVSGPLMRGMKHIPVDRKQGEDAYAHALESLRSGEIVGVFPEATISSSFTLKSFKSGAARLAQEAGVPLIPMALWGTQRIWTKGHPRNFRRNHIPVTIRVGAPVEAPTDQYAGAITRRLREAVQELLEAAQRAYPVRPKDAGDTWWVPAHLGGTAPTAAEVRERG from the coding sequence ATGGCAGAACTCGTCTATCGACCGGTCATCGGCGCCGCTCGCACCATGTTCAAGGCGCTCGACCTGAAGATCGACACTCAGGGTTCGGAGAACATCCCGAGAACCGGTGGCGCGGTGCTGGTCAGCAACCACATCAGTTATCTCGACTTCATCTTCTCCGGCCTCGCCGCCCTTCCGCAGAAGCGGCTCGTCCGGTTCATGGCGAAGGAGTCGGTGTTCCGGCACAAGGTCTCCGGTCCGCTGATGCGTGGAATGAAGCACATCCCGGTCGACCGGAAGCAGGGCGAGGACGCCTACGCGCACGCGCTGGAGTCGCTGCGGTCCGGCGAGATCGTCGGGGTGTTCCCCGAGGCGACCATCTCGTCGTCCTTCACCCTGAAGAGCTTCAAGTCGGGTGCGGCCCGGCTCGCCCAGGAGGCGGGCGTACCGCTGATCCCGATGGCACTGTGGGGCACCCAGCGGATCTGGACCAAGGGCCACCCGCGCAACTTCCGCCGGAACCACATCCCGGTGACCATAAGGGTCGGCGCTCCGGTCGAGGCCCCGACGGACCAGTACGCGGGTGCCATCACCCGCCGGCTGCGCGAGGCGGTCCAGGAGCTCCTGGAAGCCGCGCAGCGCGCCTACCCGGTACGGCCGAAGGACGCGGGCGACACCTGGTGGGTGCCCGCGCACCTGGGCGGTACGGCTCCGACCGCGGCGGAGGTCCGCGAGCGCGGCTGA
- a CDS encoding low specificity L-threonine aldolase: MRTDARRHHDPEIRGFASDNYAGTHPEILAALALANDGHQVAYGGDAYTDHLQEVVRGHFGGTAEAYPVFNGTGANVVALQALADRWGAVICADSAHINTDEGGAPERVGGLKLLTVPSPDGKLTPALIDRQAFGFDDEHRAMPQVVSITQSTEFGTLYTPDEIRAICDHAHGLGMKVHLDGSRIANAAASLDLPMRAFTTDAGVDVVSLGGTKNGAIFGEAVVVLDPGAVRAMKRLRKSSMQLASKMRFVSVQLEALFAGDLWLRNARHANAMAQRLAEGVRALDGVELLYPVQANGVFARLPHDVAERLQKRFRFYFWDEAAGDVRWMCAFDTRESDVDAFLAALAEELKV; this comes from the coding sequence GTGAGGACCGACGCGCGTCGTCATCACGACCCGGAGATACGCGGCTTCGCCAGCGACAACTACGCCGGCACCCACCCGGAGATCCTGGCAGCCCTCGCCCTCGCCAACGACGGCCACCAGGTCGCCTATGGCGGGGACGCGTACACGGACCACCTCCAGGAAGTCGTACGCGGCCACTTCGGTGGGACCGCCGAGGCCTACCCGGTCTTCAACGGAACCGGCGCCAACGTGGTGGCCCTCCAAGCCCTGGCGGACCGCTGGGGCGCGGTGATTTGCGCGGATTCCGCGCACATCAACACCGACGAGGGAGGGGCCCCGGAGCGTGTCGGCGGACTGAAGCTCCTCACGGTCCCGTCCCCGGACGGCAAGCTGACGCCCGCGCTCATCGACCGCCAGGCGTTCGGCTTCGACGACGAGCACCGCGCGATGCCCCAGGTGGTCTCGATCACCCAGAGCACCGAGTTCGGCACCCTGTACACCCCCGACGAGATCCGCGCGATCTGCGACCACGCCCACGGGCTCGGGATGAAGGTCCATCTCGACGGCTCCAGGATCGCCAACGCGGCGGCCTCCCTGGACCTCCCGATGCGCGCCTTCACCACCGACGCCGGCGTCGACGTGGTCTCCCTCGGCGGCACCAAGAACGGCGCGATCTTCGGCGAGGCCGTCGTCGTGCTCGACCCCGGCGCGGTCCGCGCGATGAAGCGCCTGCGCAAGTCGTCGATGCAGCTCGCCTCCAAGATGCGTTTCGTCTCCGTGCAGCTGGAAGCGCTGTTCGCGGGCGATCTCTGGCTCCGCAACGCCCGGCACGCCAACGCGATGGCCCAGCGCCTCGCCGAGGGCGTCCGCGCCCTGGACGGGGTGGAGCTCCTCTACCCGGTGCAGGCCAACGGCGTCTTCGCCCGGCTGCCGCACGACGTGGCCGAGCGACTCCAGAAGCGCTTCCGCTTCTACTTCTGGGACGAGGCCGCGGGCGACGTCCGCTGGATGTGCGCCTTCGACACGCGCGAGAGCGACGTGGATGCCTTCCTCGCGGCACTCGCCGAAGAGCTGAAGGTCTGA